GAGTCTGCCGGGCCAGCGGAGTGCGCCGTAGGGTGAGCGTATGAACGATCGCATGGTGTGGATCGACTGCGAGATGACCGGTCTCTCGCTGGCGAACGACGCGCTCATCGAGGTGGCCGCACTGGTCACCGATTCGGAGCTGAACGTACTCGGCGAAGGTGTGGACATCGTGATCCGCCCGCCGGACGCGGCACTCGAGACCATGCCCGAGGTGGTGCGCGCCATGCACACCGCCTCGGGCCTGCTCGACGAACTGGCGGGCGGTACCACGCTCGCCGACGCACAGGAGCAGGTCCTCGCCTACATCCGCGAGCACGTGAAGGAGCCCGGCAAGGCCCCGCTGTGCGGAAACTCCGTGGGCACCGACCGCGGCTTCCTGCTGCGGGACATGCCCGAGCTGGAGGGCTGGCTGCACTACCGCATCGTCGACGTCTCCTCCGTCAAGGAGCTGTCGCGGCGCTGGTACCCGCGGGCCTACTTCAACAGCCCGGAGAAGAACGGGAACCACCGGGCGCTGGCCGACATCCGCGAGTCGATCGCGGAGCTGCGCTACTACCGCGAGGCGATCTTCGTCCCGCAGCCCGGCCCGGACTCGGAAACCGCGCGCACGATCGCGGCCAAGCACGTCCTTCCCGCGGAGCCGCAGAAGCCCGCGGACGCGGCGAAGTAGATCCGGCGGCGGGCCGCCCTGGGGCGTACGTCCAGGGGTGGCCTGCGGCCGGGGCTCGCGCCGCGGGTGCGCGCTCCGCGCGGCGGTGGCAAGGCAGTAGAGGCAGGGCGTGGAGAGCGCGGCAGGCACCCGGAGAAAAGGCGGGCGCGAGCACCCTCCCGGACCCTGTACACTTTTTCTCGGCCGGTAGGGGACTCCCCAGGGAGATCCAAGCCAGTCGTGGTGGGTGTAGCTCAGCTGGTAGAGCACCTGGTTGTGGTCCAGGAAGTCGCGGGTTCAAGTCCCGTCACTCACCCTGAATGATCA
This is a stretch of genomic DNA from Streptomyces sp. NA04227. It encodes these proteins:
- the orn gene encoding oligoribonuclease — protein: MNDRMVWIDCEMTGLSLANDALIEVAALVTDSELNVLGEGVDIVIRPPDAALETMPEVVRAMHTASGLLDELAGGTTLADAQEQVLAYIREHVKEPGKAPLCGNSVGTDRGFLLRDMPELEGWLHYRIVDVSSVKELSRRWYPRAYFNSPEKNGNHRALADIRESIAELRYYREAIFVPQPGPDSETARTIAAKHVLPAEPQKPADAAK